The sequence GTTATTTACGGCAGAGTATCGCCTGCATGCGCTGAAACAACAGTGCGATAACATTATGGCCGAGCTGGACTGCTTGCTGACACCAACAGCCGGTAAATGTTTTACGATTGATGAGATGTTAGCCGAACCCATTGTGCACAATAGTCAATTAGGTTATTACACCAACTTTATGAATCTGTTGGATCTAGCTTCGATTGCAGTGCCCACCCAAATGGCCGCGAATAATTTGCCATTTGGCGTTACCTTGGTCGGCCCAACCTTTAGCGACCGCGCATTATTGTCGATTGCAAAACGTATTCAACACCATTGTTCGCTGCCCTTGGGTGCTTCCAACCTGACCCCGCCAATCACTATAGCACCGGCCGTAAATTCCACCGCAACCATTGATGTATTAGTGTGCGGCGCGCATTTGCACGGCCAACCGCTAAATTGGCAATTGACGGAACGCAGTGCACGTTTTAAAAACAAAACTCACACGGCGCCGGTTTATCGCATGCATGCCTTAGCCGGTGGCCCGCCGTTTCGACCGGGTTTGATTTTGGATGAAAAAAACGGTGCGGCTATTGAAGTGGAAGTGTGGTCGATGCCTGCGGAAAATTTCGGCAGTTTTGTCAACGGTATTCCCGCGCCCTTAGGTATTGGCAAAGTACGGTTGGCCGATAATTCCGTGGTCAGCGGGTTTATTTGCGAGCCTTATGGGGTAGAGAGCGCGAAAGATATAACACAATATGGCGGTTGGCGTGATTTTCTAGCGACAATAACCTAGAGGTTTTCTCTGGGGATGTTACGTGCCGTGCCGTGCGGGGTTCGGCACTCGCCTCTATTGTTGTTGGCGTAATGTGTGTGGCTTTTCAATCCATGCAAATAGAGCATCTTCTAGTAGTGGTTTACTGATATACCAGCCTTGAAGAATGTCGCAATGATATTTTTTAAGTAATGCGTATTGAATTTCCGTTTCTACTCCTTCAGCGACAACTTTAATGTTGAGGCTGTGTGCCATAGCGATAGTGGCAGCGACAAGTTGTTGGTCGGACTGATTTGATTCGAGCTCGGTGATAAATTCTCGATCGATCTTTAGAATATCGAAGGTAAATTTACGCAAGTAGCTGAGAGAAGAATAGCCAGTGCCGTAGTCATCCATTGCCAAGCTTATTCCCATGCCTTTAAGGGCCTTAAGTGACATTTCGATATTACTACTTCCGCTCATTAATACCCCTTCTGTAATTTCTATTTCCAGAAAGCGAGGCTCCATACCTGCAGCGTCTAGCGCCTGTTGTATTTTATCGAGCAGGTGAGGGGATTGAAATTGGCGTGGCGAGAAGTTAACGGCCATGGAAATTATTACATTATGACGGTTATGCATAATCGCTAAGGTTTGTAGGGCAGACTGAAGAACAAATTGCCCTAGAGGTTCGATCATACCGTTGCTTTCGGCAATAGGAATAAACTCATCGGGGTAAATATCGCCTAAATCCTTGTTATGCCAGCGAAGCAATGCCTCACAGCCCATAGGTAAATTGCTGGCACTATAAAATTTTGGTTGGTAGACAACAAAAAATTCATTTTTCTGGAGGGCTGTGCGCATTTGCTCTTCTATTTTTAGCCTTCGTGACACAGTTTTATGTAAGCAGTGGGTAAAATATTCGAATGATCCGTTTCCCTGCGCTTTAGAATGGTGCGTCGCAGAATCGGCGTTTTTGAGCAGTTCTTCGGCCGAGCTACCATCATTCGGATATATCGCTATGCCTATGCTGGCGGTAAATGTAATAGCGTTATCGTCAATCGCAAACGGTTTCTCCAGAATTTTAAGCAAATTTTTAGCTGTTTTTGCGGCACTTGAAGTGTCGTCCAACCTATTTAGAATAATCAAAAATTGGTCGCCTCCTAACCTGCCCAATATATGATGCGCAGGCAATACCGATTTAAAGCTGGAGGCGACTTCGATAAGTATTTTATCGCCGGATGCATGTCCGTAGGAGTCGTTTATTTTCTTAAAATCATCGAGATCTACTGAGAGCATCGCCAGTTTATGGGTATTACGATTCGCCTCGGTGATGAGTAATGATAGCCGGTCTTGAATTAAAAAACGATTGGGTAGGCCTGTGAGTTGGTCGTAATAGGCGTAACGCATAAGTTCAGAGGTTCGCTCACGAACTTTTTTATTCAGTAAGAGGTTCCATAATAGTATTGCGGTGATAACAATCGAAAAACCGAGCCCGGTTTTCCATACCAGAGAGTAGTCACGAGTTGGTTCGACCTTTATGTAAAGCCATTTTTCAGAAATATTTTTCTTTTTCTGTGGGCTTATACTATCCAATCCTTTTTGTAAAATGGTAACTAGCTCGGGCCAATCTTTTCTTATAGCAAAATGTAGGTTTTGAGCTTCATTGGATACGGGTGCCGATACTTTCAGGTTTGTGAGATTAAGCTTTCTTATCCAGTAAGTCGATGAGGCGACGTTACCAATCATCGCATCTATTTTTCCACCAGAGAGTGCCAATAGAGCGGCTTGCAGTGTAGTGAAGGTGCGTGGGGTGATGGTGGAATTTTCGAGCAGGTAACCGTGGTGGGATGTTTTTATCTGTACGCCAACACTAAGATCGCTAAGGTCACTAAGGCTGGTAATAAATGGTGCATTCCACCGCGTAATGATCACTCTGTGAAAGTTCAGGTAAGGTTCGGTAAAATTTAAATAGGCGAGCCGTTGCTGATTTTTTCCGATGGAAGGTAATACATCAATCTCACCGATTTCGACTTTTGACATAACCTCATCCCAGCTTAAATCTGGAACTACCTGCATATTTAGATCGAGACGTTGGTTTAATATCTGAATATAATCGGACGCTATACCGCTGTAACGTTTATTCGATAAAAATTCGAATGGGGCAAATTCCGGATCAATACCAAGCCGTATGTCTCTGTGTTCGGCAATCCATTGTTGTTCTTGTTCACTTAGGTCAATTTCAACGATTAAATCATCGTAATCGGCTGGCAACCATTTGGCGCGTAGTTGTTGCATGGTCGCTTCGGGAATACTGGTCAAGGCTCTATCTAGAATGCTTTGAAGTTGCGGCCAATCGGAACGAACGGCAATGCGTTCGAATGCGTTTTTTTTGTCGTATACGGCGGCATACTTCAAATTAGTTAGTAGATATTGGCTACGAATATAGTGGGCGGCACCAAGAAAAGTAATGGCTGCATCGGCTTTGTCTGTAGACACCGCTCTAAGGCCCTCAAGAATGGTATCCACGTAATAGGGTTTTATGCTGGGGTATTCTTTGAGAATACCCTTTATATAGTGATAACCTTTAACCAAGGCGACGGTTTTGTTGTTTAGATCGTCTCGCTGTGTAATGGCTTGATTTTCGGCCTCGGTGATAATTACGAGCGATTTCATAATGTAGGGCGAGGTAAAGTGAAAACTACTCTCGCGTTCCGGTTTTTTTACCATAGTTGCAACGACATCAATCTCTCGGTTCTGTGCCGCCTGGTATAGGGTATTCCATGTATTATCCCGTGATTGCACAAAGCCAATGCCCAGTTTTCTTTCTAGTATTTTGAATACATCAACGGAAATACCCTCAACCTCACCGTTGTTATTCACAAAGCTGTAAGGGGGGAAGTGGCCGTCAAAGGCGACAGTGATGTTGGGGTGTTTATCTAGCCACATTCGCTCTGCGTGGCTCAGTTCAAAGCTGGTGGCGTTTGGAATATAGGCAAGGCTTTCTGCTGCGTATACGCAGCAGAGTAATAATATACATTGGGCAGCAGTTTTGAGCATAAACTATGGATTACCCTGCAGGTGGTGAAGGAGTCCGACAACCCTAGAGAAGGCAGAACTAGCCCAATATCCCTTAATTATAAATATAGTCGTCAGGTTCCAAAAAAGAAAACTCTAAATAATGTGAGCAAACACGGGTTGCGGGTCTAAGCCGTAGAAAAAGGTGCTTTTTAGTGGCTTTTCTGGATAAGTGTAATCACCACTCTCCTTTGTTGAAACGAAACCTATGCGTTGATATTTCTGCGATGGCATAAGAGGGCAGGGCCTTCATTTCGATGTGGTTTTAATACTCGTGAGTCAATGTCCGTTTTTGCCCTAACGGCGCGCGTTAACCCGTAATAAAGTTAATATATTCGCTTAATATTCCACGAAAATCATA is a genomic window of Teredinibacter purpureus containing:
- a CDS encoding EAL domain-containing protein, with the protein product MLKTAAQCILLLCCVYAAESLAYIPNATSFELSHAERMWLDKHPNITVAFDGHFPPYSFVNNNGEVEGISVDVFKILERKLGIGFVQSRDNTWNTLYQAAQNREIDVVATMVKKPERESSFHFTSPYIMKSLVIITEAENQAITQRDDLNNKTVALVKGYHYIKGILKEYPSIKPYYVDTILEGLRAVSTDKADAAITFLGAAHYIRSQYLLTNLKYAAVYDKKNAFERIAVRSDWPQLQSILDRALTSIPEATMQQLRAKWLPADYDDLIVEIDLSEQEQQWIAEHRDIRLGIDPEFAPFEFLSNKRYSGIASDYIQILNQRLDLNMQVVPDLSWDEVMSKVEIGEIDVLPSIGKNQQRLAYLNFTEPYLNFHRVIITRWNAPFITSLSDLSDLSVGVQIKTSHHGYLLENSTITPRTFTTLQAALLALSGGKIDAMIGNVASSTYWIRKLNLTNLKVSAPVSNEAQNLHFAIRKDWPELVTILQKGLDSISPQKKKNISEKWLYIKVEPTRDYSLVWKTGLGFSIVITAILLWNLLLNKKVRERTSELMRYAYYDQLTGLPNRFLIQDRLSLLITEANRNTHKLAMLSVDLDDFKKINDSYGHASGDKILIEVASSFKSVLPAHHILGRLGGDQFLIILNRLDDTSSAAKTAKNLLKILEKPFAIDDNAITFTASIGIAIYPNDGSSAEELLKNADSATHHSKAQGNGSFEYFTHCLHKTVSRRLKIEEQMRTALQKNEFFVVYQPKFYSASNLPMGCEALLRWHNKDLGDIYPDEFIPIAESNGMIEPLGQFVLQSALQTLAIMHNRHNVIISMAVNFSPRQFQSPHLLDKIQQALDAAGMEPRFLEIEITEGVLMSGSSNIEMSLKALKGMGISLAMDDYGTGYSSLSYLRKFTFDILKIDREFITELESNQSDQQLVAATIAMAHSLNIKVVAEGVETEIQYALLKKYHCDILQGWYISKPLLEDALFAWIEKPHTLRQQQ